The following proteins come from a genomic window of Gossypium raimondii isolate GPD5lz chromosome 5, ASM2569854v1, whole genome shotgun sequence:
- the LOC105767552 gene encoding (R)-mandelonitrile lyase-like, whose translation MRRHLVFWLQCTAILLLLSPVSSLARPLPQGDPLYLNFVLNATYFPSEDYYDYIVVGGGTAGCPLAATLSQSYRVLVLERGGVPYGNQNLMNQEGFLTTLTEVDTFDSPAQSFTSEDGVLNARGRVLGGSSAINAGFYSRADPEFYESSGVNWDLSLVNQSYEWVERGVVFRPELKNWQSAVRDALLEAGIDPYHGFTLDHLVGTKIGGSTFDSSGKRHSAADLLNYGKPANIKVALYASVERVLLASSSSNVLSRQSAIGVVYRDETGRYHHAMVKEKGEVLLCAGAIGSPQLLLLSGIGPRPYLSSWGIPVVYHHPYVGQFVYDNPRNGISILPPIPLEYSLIQVAGITEMGAYVEAASNVIPFTTPSRSAFIRPPSSPLLLTVATIMEKIVGPISTGSLRLASTDVRVNPIVRFNYFSNPIDLERCVNGTRKIGDILRSRSMDDFKFNEWFGSRNFRFVGPSLPVDQSNYEQMADFCRRTVSTIWHYHGGCVVGRVVDQNYHVIGIDALRVVDGSTFTISPGTNPQATVMMLGRYVGLRIIKERKRLK comes from the exons ATGCGGAGACACTTGGTTTTTTGGCTTCAATGCACTGCCATCTTGCTGCTGTTATCTCCAGTTTCATCTCTTGCAAGACCGCTTCCTCAAGGAG ACCCACTTTACTTGAACTTTGTGTTGAATGCGACGTATTTTCCATCTGAGGACTACTATGACTACATCGTCGTGGGAGGAGGGACCGCAGGTTGTCCATTAGCCGCCACTTTGTCACAGTCATATCGGGTTCTTGTCCTTGAAAGAGGAGGCGTTCCCTATGGTAACCAAAATTTGATGAATCAAGAAGGGTTCTTGACCACACTCACTGAGGTCGACACCTTCGACTCTCCTGCTCAAAGCTTTACTTCCGAGGACGGGGTCCTAAATGCCCGCGGACGTGTTCTTGGTGGCAGTAGTGCCATCAATGCCGGCTTCTATAGCCGAGCTGATCCTGAGTTTTATGAGAGTTCCGGTGTGAATTGGGATCTCAGTTTGGTTAACCAATCTTATGAGTGGGTTGAGAGGGGAGTTGTGTTTAGGCCAGAGTTAAAGAACTGGCAATCAGCTGTTAGGGATGCTTTGCTAGAGGCAGGGATTGATCCTTACCATGGCTTTACTTTGGACCATTTGGTTGGAACAAAGATCGGAGGCTCCACTTTTGATAGCTCCGGCAAGAGGCATAGCGCCGCGGATCTTCTGAATTATGGAAAACCAGCAAACATTAAAGTAGCACTTTATGCAAGTGTGGAAAGGGTATTActggcttcttcttcttcaaatgtGTTGTCTCGGCAGTCTGCGATCGGGGTCGTGTATCGCGATGAAACGGGAAGGTATCACCACGCTATGGTGAAGGAAAAAGGTGAGGTGCTGCTATGTGCTGGAGCCATTGGAAGTCCACAGTTATTGCTGCTGAGTGGAATTGGTCCAAGGCCTTACTTGTCTTCTTGGGGAATTCCGGTTGTATATCATCATCCATATGTAGGCCAATTTGTTTACGATAATCCGAGGAACGGCATCTCAATTTTGCCTCCAATCCCACTAGAGTACTCACTTATACAGGTTGCTGGGATAACGGAAATGGGGGCATATGTTGAGGCTGCTTCAAATGTTATTCCTTTTACAACCCCTTCACGCTCAGCGTTCATTAGACCACCTTCTTCCCCTCTGCTTTTAACAGTGGCTACTATCATGGAGAAGATTGTCGGGCCTATTTCAACTGGTTCGTTAAGGTTGGCCTCGACTGATGTCAGGGTGAATCCTATAGTACGCTTTAACTACTTTAGCAATCCCATAGACTTGGAGAGATGTGTGAATGGAACACGCAAGATTGGGGATATCTTGAGGAGTCGGTCCATGGATGATTTTAAGTTCAACGAATGGTTTGGGAGCAGAAATTTCAGGTTTGTAGGGCCTTCATTGCCTGTTGACCAATCAAACTATGAACAGATGGCAGATTTTTGCCGGCGTACTGTGAGCACCATATGGCATTACCATGGTGGCTGTGTTGTGGGGAGAGTGGTTGATCAAAATTATCATGTTATCGGGATTGATGCGCTCAGAGTAGTTGACGGATCAACGTTTACTATATCGCCAGGAACCAACCCTCAGGCAACAGTGATGATGCTTGGGAGGTACGTTGGCCTGAGGATAATCAAAGAGCGAAAGCGATTGAAATGA
- the LOC105767551 gene encoding exocyst complex component EXO84B, translating to MATAKTGRSTRPTTAAKENGTKIEEGLNIFKSDRFDADAFVQSKCSLNDKEIRQLCSYLLDLKRASAEEMRKSVYANYSAFIRTSKEISDLEGELSSIRNLLSTQATLIHGLAEGVHIDSLSPKVSEGPNANSLLNIEDREPSDLEKWSAEFPDHLDVLLAEKRVDEALAALDEGEQAVAEAKETNSLSPAALTYLQTAIVERKQKLSDQLAGAACQPSTRGAELRAAILALKKLGDGPRAHSLLLNAHFQRYQYNMLSLRPSSTSYGGAYTAALSQLVFSAIAQAASASLRIFGKEPAYTSELVVWATKQTEAFALLVKRHALASSAAAGGLRAAAECVQIALGHCSLLEARGLALCPVLLKLFRPSVEQALNANLKRIEESTAALAAADDWVLTYPPGSTRQSGWPSSASLGNTTAFQHKLTSSAHRFSSMVQDFFEDVGPLLSMQLGGQTLEGLFQVFDSYVNMLIRALPGSMDEEADFGGTGNKIVRMAETEGQQIALLANASLLADELLPRAAMKLSPSQASYKDDNRRRTSDRQNRHPEQREWKRRLVGSVERLKNTFCQQHALDLIFTEEGDSHLTAEMYINMDGTAEEVEWFPSPIFQELFAKLNSIASLAADMFVGRERFATLLLMRLTETVIIWLSEDQSFWDDIEEGPRPLGPLGLQQLYLDIKFVICFASQGRYLSRNLHRVVNDIIAKAMAAFAATGMDPYGVLPDDEWFNEICQDAIERLSGKSKADRDLNSPTASVSAQSISSVRSHGSY from the exons ATGGCAACTGCGAAAACAGGGCGGTCCACTCGACCCACCACAGCTGCCAAAGAAAACGGCACGAAGATCGAAGAAGGCCTCAATATTTTCAAATCCGACAGGTTCGACGCCGATGCTTTTGTTCAGTCAAAGTGTTCTCTCAACGACAAG GAAATAAGACAATTATGTTCCTATCTGTTGGATTTGAAGAGAGCTTCTGCTGAAGAAATGCGTAAAAGCGTTTATGCTAATTATTCCGCCTTTATACG CACATCTAAGGAGATATCCGATTTAGAAGGAGAGCTTTCATCAATAAGAAATCTGCTTTCAACACAAGCAACATTAATTCATGGTTTGGCTGAGGGGGTTCATATAGATTCATTGTCTCCCAAAGTTTCTGAAGGTCCTAATGCTAATAGtttgttaaatattgaagatAGAGAACCCTCAGATCTCGAGAAATGGTCAGCAGAATTCCCTGATCACCTGGATGTTTTGTTAGCTGAGAAGAGAGTAGATGAAGCTCTAGCAGCCCTTGATGAAGGAGAGCAGGCAGTTGCTGAAGCAAAGGAAACAAATTCATTGAGTCCTGCAGCACTTACATATTTACAGACTGCTATCGTAGAGCGGAAGCAAAAGTTGTCTGACCAGCTTGCCGGAGCTGCTTGTCAACCTTCTACACGTGGTGCTGAACTCCGTGCAGCAATATTAGCTCTTAAAAAGCTCGGTGATGGACCGCGTGCTCATAGTTTGCTCCTTAATGCTCATTTTCAAAGATATCAATATAACATGCTTAGCCTTCGCCCGTCAAGCACCTCATATGGAGGAGCATATACTGCTGCCCTCTCACAGTTGGTGTTCTCTGCTATTGCTCAGGCTGCTAGTGCTTCCTTGAGAATCTTTGGTAAGGAACCAGCTTATACTTCGGAGCTTGTGGTCTGGGCTACGAAGCAAACAGAGGCATTTGCCCTTCTTGTTAAAAGACATGCATTGGCTTCTTCAGCAGCTGCTGGTGGTCTAAGGGCTGCTGCAGAATGTGTTCAGATAGCTTTAGGTCATTGCTCATTGCTGGAAGCTCGTGGCTTGGCACTTTGTCCTGTGCTTTTGAAACTCTTTAGGCCTAGTGTCGAGCAGGCACTCAATGCTAATCTCAAAAGAATTGAAGAAAGCACTGCAGCTTTGGCTGCAGCTGATGATTGGGTTCTAACATACCCCCCAGGCAGTACTCGTCAATCTGGCTGGCCCTCTAGTGCATCCCTTGGTAATACAACAGCATTTCAGCATAAACTAACAAGCAGTGCTCATCGATTCAGTTCTATGGTCCAG GACTTCTTTGAGGATGTCGGACCGCTGTTAAGCATGCAGTTGGGAGGGCAAACACTGGAAGGTTTGTTTCAGGTGTTTGACTCATATGTAAACATGCTCATAAGAGCATTACCTGGTTCGATGGATGAAGAAGCAGACTTTGGGGGTACTGGAAATAAAATTGTGCGAATGGCTGAGACTGAGGGTCAACAAATTGCATTGCTAGCAAATGCTTCATTGTTGGCAGATGAACTTCTTCCCCGTGCAGCCATGAAGCTGTCCCCAAGTCAGGCTAGTTACAAGGATGACAACCGTAGAAGAACTTCAGATAGACAAAACCGTCACCCTGAGCAACGAGAATGGAAAAGGCGCCTTGTGGGTTCAGTTGAGAGACTAAAGAATACATTTTGTCAACAGCATGCCCTGGATCTCATTTTCACAGAAGAGGGTGATAGCCATCTTACTGCAGAAATGTACATTAATATGGATGGTACTGCAGAGGAGGTGGAATGGTTTCCATCTCCAATATTTCAG GAACTGTTTGCAAAACTAAACAGCATTGCTAGCTTGGCAGCAGATATGTTTGTAGGAAGGGAAAGATTTGCTACATTGCTATTGATGCGACTTACAGAAACTGTCATCATATGGCTTTCGGAAGATCAAAGCTTTTGGGATGATATTGAGGAAGGACCAAGGCCTTTAGGTCCATTAGGTTTACAGCAG CTTTATCTGGATATAAAATTTGTCATATGCTTTGCTTCCCAAGGTCGGTACCTATCAAGGAATTTGCATAGAGTTGTCAACGACATAATTGCTAAAGCCATGGCTGCATTTGCTGCCACAGGGATGGATCCATATGG AGTGCTGCCTGACGATGAGTGGTTCAACGAAATTTGTCAAGATGCAATCGAAAGATTAAGTGGAAAATCGAAAGCCGACCGGGATCTGAACAGCCCCACTGCCTCCGTATCAGCACAATCAATTTCATCTGTAAGATCACATGGGAGTTACTAG
- the LOC105769640 gene encoding protein YIP4b, with protein sequence MSNSHSDTIPLHPSSQSDIDEIENLINASVQSGPATVLPARPPSPPRASIPVSSSPFIQSKIPPPPPQSSSSSNHKVPSVPAAPPPPPPVGNSSSIVATGFGPPPNTLTEPVWDTVKRDLSRIVSNLKLVVFPNPYREDPGKALRDWDLWGPFFFIVFLGLTLSWSASVKKSEVFAVAFALLAAGAIILTLNVLLLGGHIIFFQSLSLLGYCLFPLDIGALICLLKDNVIIKMIVVSVTLAWSSWAAYPFMSSAVNPRRKALALYPVFLMYVSVGFLIIAIN encoded by the exons atgtCAAATTCGCATAGCGATACGATACCTCTTCACCCCTCGTCCCAATCGGACATCGACGAGATCGAGAATCTAATCAATGCCAGCGTCCAATCCGGTCCAGCCACTGTCCTCCCGGCCCGCCCTCCAAGCCCACCTCGGGCCTCCATCCCGGTCTCTTCTTCCCCCTTCATCCAGTCCAAAATCCCTCCTCCGCCTCCGCAGTCTTCATCATCGTCCAATCATAAGGTGCCGTCTGTCCCTGCTGCCCCTCCTCCTCCTCCCCCCGTCGGTAACTCTAGCAGCATCGTGGCCACCGGGTTCGGTCCTCCGCCCAACACCCTAACGGAGCCTGTTTGGGACACCGTGAAAAGAGATCTGTCCAGGATCGTTAGCAACTTGAAGTTGGTGGTGTTTCCGAATCCCTACAGAGAAGATCCTGGAAAGGCGTTGAGAGATTGGGATCTGTGGggtcctttcttcttcattGTCTTCTTGGGACTCACGCTTTCGTGGTCTGCCTCCGTTAAAAAG TCTGAGGTATTTGCTGTCGCATTTGCACTGCTTGCAGCTGGTGCTATAATCTTGACATTGAATGTTCTACTACTG GGTGGGCATATCATTTTCTTCCAGAGTCTGAGTCTTCTTGGTTATTGTTTATTCCCTCTGGATATAGGAGCCCTTATCTGTTTGTTGAAGGACAATGTGATAATCAAAATGATTGTGGTTAGTGTGACATTGGCTTGGAGCTCATGGGCAGCCTATCCTTTCATGAGTTCAGCTGTGAATCCAAGGAGAAAAGCACTTGCACTCTATCCTGTTTTTCTTATGTATGTATCGGTTGGTTTTCTCATCATTGCCATTAATTGA